The window GTTGGCCACCGGGGGAACGATCGCATCCGTTCCAAGCGAGGAAGGACTCGCACCAGGAATGACCGCAGAAGAGCTGGCGAAGTACTTGCCGAAGAATACGGCGGATTACCAGTTGGAAAGCAAAATGCTGATGAATATCGACAGTACCAATATGCAACCGGAATTCTGGGTCAAAATCGCGGAAGCCATTTTTCGGCATTATGATCAGTACGACGGTTTTATCATCACGCACGGGACGGACACGATGGCCTACACCTCCGCTGCCTTGTCCTATATGCTGCAAAACGTCGCCAAACCGGTCGTCCTGACCGGTTCCCAAGTTCCCATCAGTTTTAAACGGACCGATGCCAAGAAAAACATTGCGGATGCCGTTCGGTTTGCATGTGAGGAGATCGGTGGCGTTTTTATCGTGTTCGACGGCAAGGTGATTCAGGGGACAAGGGCTGTCAAGATGCGCACCAAGAGCTACGATGCGTTTGAAAGTATTAACCATCCATATGTCGCTTATATCAACGGCCCAAATGTGACGTACTACAAATCCGTCCGCACCAAAAAACAGGGCGAATTGATTCTGGATACTTCACTGTGCCCCGATGTGTTTGTCATGAAATTACATCCCGGAGCCAAACCTGAGCTGTTTGACTCAATTCGTCATCTATATAAAGGTGTTATCATCGAGAGTTTTGGAAGCGGTGGTATCCCGTTCCAAGGAAGAAATCTGCTGCCTAAACTGAGAGAGCTGACCAATGCGGGCATTGCGGTGGTGATCACCACACAATGCCTGGAAGAAGGAGAAGACATCCTGCTGTATGAGGTGGGGCGAAAAGCCGCGCAGAACCAGATCATCCTCTCAAGGGACATGAACACGGAAGCGATCGTCCCCAAATTGATGTGGGCTTTGGGCAAGACGAACGAACTTCAGGAAGTCAAGCGAATCATGGAAACACCCATCGCTGACGATATATCCATCTAGAGCGCGTCCGGTAAGACGCTTAGGCCGCAACAGATTACGGACGAGCAATTGACCAAGCCCACTACCAAGCAGAGAACCGGAAATGCGGAGAAATTGTACTGCGGGCATTAGAAGCGCAGCGTACTTTGCCCGCGCCCTGCTTCCGGTATGAATTGGTCTTGATCCGCTCTCTTGCAGGACGCAGGTGGAGCAAGCGATGCGGACCGATTCATCAATCATGCTCCAAATACGTAGTAAGGAAGTGAACCCAATGATCCAAGCATCTGCATACCGCAAGGAAAAAGATTTTCTCGGGGAGAAAGAAATCCCCGCTGACGCATACTACGGTATCCAAACATTGCGTGCAAAAGAAAACTTCCCGATTACAGGATACCGCCTGCATGAATCGCTCATTCGAGCGGTGGCGATGGTCAAAAAGGCGGCCGCCCTCGCCAACATGGAAACCGGTCGCCTCAATCCCCGTTTGGGCAACGCGATCGTCACAGCCGCACAGGAAATCATCGACGGCAAATGGCATGATCAATTTATCGTGGATCCGATCCAGGGCGGAGCAGGGACATCCATCAACATGAACGCCAACGAAGTGATCGCCAACCGTGCACTGGAACAGTTGGGTGAGCAAAAAGGGAACTATTTTGCTCTCAGCCCCAATACCCATGTCAACATGTCTCAATCGACCAACGACGTATTCCCGACCGCGATCCACATCGCAACGTTGACGCTTTTGGATCAACTGTTGAAAACCATGAAACACATGCATCAAGTGTTTAAGAAGAAAGCGGAGGAGTTCGACCCGATCATTAAGATGGGGCGAACCCATCTGCAAGATGCTGTTCCCATCCGTCTCGGCCAAGAGTTTGAGGCTTACAGCCGGGTGTTGGCACGTGACATCAAACGGATTGAGCAATCGCGCCAGCATCTGTATGAAGTCAACATGGGCGCCACAGCTGTCGGCACGGGATTGAATGCCGATCCACGCTATATCGAAAGTGTGGTCAAACATTTGGCCGAGATCAGCGGGTATCCGTTGGTGCGTGCGGATCATCTCGTAGATGCCACACAAAACACGGATGCGTATACGGAAGTTTCTGCGGCACTGAAAGTGTGCATGATGAACATGTCCAAGATCGCCAATGACTTGCGTCTGATGGCATCCGGGCCCCGTACGGGGCTCGGGGAGATCACGCTACCTGCCCGTCAACCCGGCTCCTCGATCATGCCCGGGAAGGTAAACCCCGTCATGGCAGAAGTCATCAATCAGGTCGCCTTTCAAGTGATCGGCAACGATCATACCATCTGTCTGGCATCCGAAGCGGGACAGCTTGAATTGAACGTGATGGAGCCTGTTCTGGTATTTAACCTGCTGCAATCGATCAGCATCATGAACAATGCATTTCGCGTGTTTACGGATTATTGCCTGTCTGGAATTGAGGCAAACAAAAAACGGTTACAAGAGTATGTGGAAAAGAGCGTGGGCGTTATCACGGCGGTGAATCCGCACATCGGATATGAGACAGCCGCCCGGATCGCGCGGGAGGCTGTATTAACAGGGCAGTCGGTACGGGAATTGTGCTTGAAATACGATGTTCTGACCGAAGAAGAACTGGACCTCATACTGGACCCTTATGAAATGACGCATCCCGGTATCGCCGGTGCCTCTCTGTTGGACAAACAGTGACATCGTAACCGGACCGTCATCGCCAAATAAAAAGCCGTTTCCCCTCTTGGAAACGGCTTGAGACTGAATGTGGTCTACCATCTCGATTTCGGGTGAGCCGTTTTCTCTCTCGCTCCTCTTTCGGCAAGCTAATGGTCGGCTTGTGGGAAAACGGTCACCCTTCCCGGCTTTTTTGTCTTCTCCCACATTTTCAAGGCCGATAAGCCACCGACACTTGTGTCGCCGGAATGTTCAGCCGTTCTTTCACCAGGCTGATCAGTTTCACCACTTGCCGGTTGGCCAAATTATCCGCCTGTACGATCACATCCACATGATGATCGTTCGTAATCACGACGGCATCGTGATATCCCTCGCTCCGAATCAGCTCTTCCAGAACGGACTCCGTTTTATCTACCTTCATCAACTGATTGATTTTCGCTTCTGCTTCCTTCAGTTGCTGTTGACTTGATTCGGGATCGGTCAGGATTTTCATGTACTCCTCCGTCATTTTGGATCTGAGCGTACTGCGCTGCAACTGATACCCGACAAAGTAATCGCCGGCATTTTCCTCCGACAGTTCTTTTCCTGCATCAGATGACGATTTGGTCGTTTTGACACTCACATCCGTCGGAGCAGGTCCTTTCTCCTTCTGAACCGCCTGATTCGCTGGCTCCACCGGACCGGTCACGATGTAGTAAGCGGACAACACCACCATCAAGGTGAGCATCGTCA of the Polycladomyces subterraneus genome contains:
- the aspA gene encoding aspartate ammonia-lyase, with product MIQASAYRKEKDFLGEKEIPADAYYGIQTLRAKENFPITGYRLHESLIRAVAMVKKAAALANMETGRLNPRLGNAIVTAAQEIIDGKWHDQFIVDPIQGGAGTSINMNANEVIANRALEQLGEQKGNYFALSPNTHVNMSQSTNDVFPTAIHIATLTLLDQLLKTMKHMHQVFKKKAEEFDPIIKMGRTHLQDAVPIRLGQEFEAYSRVLARDIKRIEQSRQHLYEVNMGATAVGTGLNADPRYIESVVKHLAEISGYPLVRADHLVDATQNTDAYTEVSAALKVCMMNMSKIANDLRLMASGPRTGLGEITLPARQPGSSIMPGKVNPVMAEVINQVAFQVIGNDHTICLASEAGQLELNVMEPVLVFNLLQSISIMNNAFRVFTDYCLSGIEANKKRLQEYVEKSVGVITAVNPHIGYETAARIAREAVLTGQSVRELCLKYDVLTEEELDLILDPYEMTHPGIAGASLLDKQ
- a CDS encoding asparaginase; the encoded protein is MKKLLLLATGGTIASVPSEEGLAPGMTAEELAKYLPKNTADYQLESKMLMNIDSTNMQPEFWVKIAEAIFRHYDQYDGFIITHGTDTMAYTSAALSYMLQNVAKPVVLTGSQVPISFKRTDAKKNIADAVRFACEEIGGVFIVFDGKVIQGTRAVKMRTKSYDAFESINHPYVAYINGPNVTYYKSVRTKKQGELILDTSLCPDVFVMKLHPGAKPELFDSIRHLYKGVIIESFGSGGIPFQGRNLLPKLRELTNAGIAVVITTQCLEEGEDILLYEVGRKAAQNQIILSRDMNTEAIVPKLMWALGKTNELQEVKRIMETPIADDISI
- a CDS encoding SpoIIIAH-like family protein, with the translated sequence MTMNKQTMWLVTMLTLMVVLSAYYIVTGPVEPANQAVQKEKGPAPTDVSVKTTKSSSDAGKELSEENAGDYFVGYQLQRSTLRSKMTEEYMKILTDPESSQQQLKEAEAKINQLMKVDKTESVLEELIRSEGYHDAVVITNDHHVDVIVQADNLANRQVVKLISLVKERLNIPATQVSVAYRP